The proteins below come from a single Plantactinospora sp. KBS50 genomic window:
- a CDS encoding zinc metalloprotease has product MGLRHHLPTWRSTGVATTSLALVLGSAGIGVGVAPAVALAGTSGLCSESADAPSNAKVRAGATARQDPDSLSAAEVDRREADLSRTLVERSRGQALGPSVLATVTIPVVVHVIQENSTRAGGNIPDSMITSQINVLNQAYAGSTGGAATAFAFQLQSIDRTTNTSWYPIVDGSSAERSMKSSLRTGGKGTLNLYLGELSDNLLGWATFPTRTLSSQDGVVALSESLPGGTATNYNEGDTVTHEVGHWLNLYHTFQGGCSGQGDRVSDTPAERSAAYQCPTGRDTCSAAGVDPIHNFMDYTYDSCMYQFTAGQAARMLDGWNAYRAS; this is encoded by the coding sequence ATGGGACTGCGTCACCACCTGCCGACCTGGCGATCTACCGGCGTCGCCACCACCTCACTGGCCCTCGTGCTCGGCAGCGCCGGCATCGGCGTCGGCGTGGCACCTGCCGTCGCGCTCGCCGGCACGTCCGGACTCTGCTCCGAGTCCGCGGACGCTCCGAGCAACGCCAAGGTACGCGCCGGGGCCACCGCCCGGCAGGATCCGGACTCGCTCAGCGCCGCCGAGGTCGACCGGCGGGAGGCGGACCTCAGCAGGACGCTCGTCGAGCGGTCCCGGGGCCAGGCGCTCGGCCCCTCGGTGCTGGCCACGGTCACCATTCCGGTGGTCGTGCACGTCATCCAGGAGAACAGCACCCGCGCCGGCGGGAACATCCCCGACTCGATGATCACGTCGCAGATCAACGTGCTGAACCAGGCGTACGCGGGTTCGACCGGCGGCGCGGCCACGGCCTTCGCGTTCCAGTTGCAGAGCATCGACCGTACGACCAACACGAGCTGGTACCCGATCGTGGACGGCTCGTCGGCGGAGCGGTCGATGAAGAGCAGCCTGCGTACGGGTGGCAAGGGGACCCTGAACCTCTACCTCGGCGAGCTGAGCGACAACCTGCTGGGCTGGGCGACCTTCCCGACCAGGACGCTGAGCAGCCAGGACGGCGTCGTGGCGCTCAGCGAGTCGCTGCCGGGCGGCACGGCGACCAACTACAACGAGGGTGACACCGTGACCCACGAGGTCGGCCACTGGCTGAACCTCTACCACACCTTCCAGGGTGGTTGCTCCGGCCAGGGTGACCGGGTCTCCGACACCCCGGCCGAGAGGTCGGCCGCCTACCAGTGCCCGACGGGCCGGGACACCTGTTCCGCCGCGGGCGTGGACCCGATCCACAACTTCATGGACTACACGTACGACTCCTGCATGTACCAGTTCACGGCGGGTCAGGCCGCCCGGATGCTGGACGGCTGGAACGCGTACCGAGCGTCCTAG
- a CDS encoding NlpC/P60 family protein: MASHAPRPGSARRPAAGVGFRSRPRWSVVSVALTAVASALTLLVGAAPVHADPSVSEIEKQIDDEWGKLEPTIEKHNAARQDLAAKRKQVAALEKKIQPLQLQVDLAMNKVGGFAVEAYKGDQASALNAILTTGDPNALVDQLQLLDQFARKQQRDVEDAVKLKNEYAAKKAPLDLLVAQLTKTEAELSAKAKEIDAEIDRLQKLRTKVYGDGGGGVFAPAPCPATYPGGSAGTVVKFACKQIGKPYVWGADGPSSYDCSGLTMAAWAQVGVHLPHNAAQQYNSMTHISRGSLRPGDLVFYNSLAHVGMYVGNGWVVHAPQSGDHVRMRKIDVGSIVGYGRPR; the protein is encoded by the coding sequence GTGGCAAGCCATGCCCCGCGGCCGGGTTCCGCACGTCGGCCTGCCGCCGGCGTCGGGTTCCGGTCGCGCCCGCGTTGGTCCGTCGTTTCCGTTGCCCTCACCGCGGTCGCCAGTGCACTGACCCTGCTGGTCGGCGCCGCACCGGTACACGCCGACCCCTCGGTCTCCGAGATCGAGAAGCAGATCGATGACGAGTGGGGCAAGCTGGAACCCACGATCGAGAAGCACAACGCCGCCCGCCAGGACCTCGCCGCCAAGCGGAAGCAGGTCGCGGCGCTGGAGAAGAAGATCCAGCCCCTGCAGTTGCAGGTCGACCTGGCGATGAACAAGGTCGGCGGGTTCGCCGTCGAGGCGTACAAGGGTGACCAGGCCTCCGCGCTGAACGCGATCCTCACCACGGGCGACCCGAACGCGCTGGTCGACCAGCTTCAACTGCTGGACCAGTTCGCCCGCAAGCAGCAGCGGGACGTGGAGGACGCGGTCAAGCTGAAGAACGAGTACGCCGCGAAGAAGGCGCCGCTGGACCTGCTGGTCGCCCAGCTCACCAAGACCGAGGCCGAGCTTTCGGCCAAGGCCAAGGAGATCGACGCCGAGATCGACCGGCTGCAGAAGCTGCGGACCAAGGTGTACGGCGACGGCGGTGGCGGCGTGTTCGCCCCGGCGCCCTGCCCGGCGACGTACCCCGGCGGGAGCGCCGGCACGGTGGTCAAGTTCGCCTGCAAGCAGATCGGCAAGCCGTACGTCTGGGGCGCCGACGGACCCAGCTCGTACGACTGCTCCGGGCTGACCATGGCCGCCTGGGCGCAGGTCGGCGTGCATCTGCCGCACAACGCCGCCCAGCAGTACAACTCGATGACGCACATCAGCCGCGGCTCACTGCGCCCCGGCGACCTGGTCTTCTACAACAGCCTCGCGCACGTCGGCATGTACGTGGGGAACGGCTGGGTGGTGCACGCGCCGCAGAGCGGCGACCACGTCCGGATGAGAAAGATCGACGTGGGCAGCATCGTCGGCTACGGCCGGCCGCGCTGA
- a CDS encoding pyridoxamine 5'-phosphate oxidase family protein yields the protein MASWTEFAADEPQLAAAIRGLIQQYGPGMGYLATVRADGGPRVHPVSPVITPDGLYCFIVDSPKRRDLERDGRYALHSFPPEDSDDEAYVAGRARPVTDRARVAELAGELRAAPHVDWRLFEFTVDVAMVARRDGAGPPDADLPGLSGAGAPSGVPGGGPAVQVWLDPGAATAERRSPLLSLSA from the coding sequence ATGGCATCCTGGACCGAGTTCGCCGCCGACGAGCCCCAGCTCGCCGCCGCCATCCGTGGCCTCATCCAGCAGTACGGGCCGGGCATGGGCTACCTGGCGACCGTACGCGCCGACGGTGGCCCCCGCGTGCACCCGGTGTCCCCGGTGATCACCCCGGACGGGCTCTACTGCTTCATCGTCGACTCACCCAAGCGGCGCGACCTGGAACGCGACGGCCGCTACGCGCTGCACTCCTTCCCACCCGAGGACAGCGACGACGAGGCGTACGTGGCCGGCCGGGCGCGGCCGGTCACCGACCGCGCCCGGGTGGCCGAGCTGGCCGGTGAGCTGCGCGCGGCCCCGCACGTCGACTGGCGGCTGTTCGAGTTCACCGTCGACGTGGCGATGGTGGCCCGGCGGGACGGGGCCGGTCCGCCGGACGCCGACCTGCCCGGGCTGAGCGGCGCGGGCGCTCCGAGCGGCGTGCCCGGCGGCGGTCCGGCCGTGCAGGTGTGGCTCGATCCCGGCGCCGCGACCGCCGAACGCAGGAGTCCGCTGCTCTCGCTCTCCGCGTAG